A genomic region of Streptomyces rimosus contains the following coding sequences:
- a CDS encoding putative protein N(5)-glutamine methyltransferase, translated as MSHHLSSPCSPSEPAPLPALVARLRAAGCVFAEDEAELLLTTARTPSDLAAMTDRRVAGFPLEQVLGWAEFCGRRIAVDPGVFVPRRRTEFLVGQAAALLRAAPRPRPVVVDLCCGTGAVGAALAAAVGSHADTSTPQIELHAADIEPAAVRCARRNIPPSTGRVYEGDLYAALPPDLRGRVDILVVNAPYVPTDAIGLLPPEARDHEPLVALDGGADGLDVQRRVAAEAAQWLAPDGHLLIETSERQAPHTLDAFRRGGLRAWPADDEDLCATVVIGTGRDGAAP; from the coding sequence ATGTCACACCACCTGTCTTCGCCCTGCTCGCCCTCCGAACCCGCCCCGCTGCCCGCCCTCGTCGCCAGACTCCGCGCGGCCGGCTGCGTCTTCGCCGAGGACGAGGCGGAACTGCTCCTCACCACGGCCCGCACGCCGTCCGACCTCGCCGCCATGACGGACCGGCGCGTCGCCGGCTTCCCGCTCGAACAGGTTTTGGGCTGGGCGGAGTTCTGCGGCCGGCGGATCGCCGTGGATCCCGGCGTCTTCGTCCCCCGCCGCCGCACCGAATTCCTCGTCGGCCAGGCCGCCGCCCTGCTGCGCGCCGCACCCCGGCCGCGGCCCGTCGTCGTCGACCTGTGCTGCGGTACGGGCGCGGTGGGCGCGGCGCTGGCGGCGGCCGTCGGCAGTCACGCGGACACGTCCACTCCGCAGATCGAACTCCACGCCGCCGACATCGAACCCGCCGCCGTACGGTGCGCCCGCCGCAACATCCCGCCCTCCACGGGCCGGGTGTACGAGGGCGACCTGTACGCCGCGCTGCCGCCCGACCTGCGCGGACGCGTCGACATCCTGGTCGTCAACGCCCCGTACGTACCGACCGACGCCATCGGCCTGCTGCCGCCGGAAGCCCGCGACCACGAGCCGCTGGTGGCGCTGGACGGCGGCGCGGACGGGCTCGACGTGCAGCGCCGGGTGGCGGCCGAGGCCGCTCAGTGGCTCGCCCCCGACGGCCACCTCCTGATCGAGACCAGCGAACGCCAGGCGCCGCACACGCTCGACGCCTTCCGGCGCGGTGGGCTGCGGGCCTGGCCGGCCGACGATGAGGATCTGTGCGCGACGGTGGTCATAGGGACCGGACGGGATGGCGCAGCGCCCTGA
- a CDS encoding VOC family protein yields MDIHLSTCFIAVDDHDKALPFYRDVLGLEVRNDVKFEGMRWVTVGSPSQPGVEIVLEPPLADPNASPADRQAMAELLAKGMLRGVIFSADDVDAVFERIQASGAEVLQEPVDQPYGVRDCAFRDPAGNMLRFAQRKK; encoded by the coding sequence ATGGACATTCACCTTTCCACCTGCTTCATCGCCGTCGACGATCACGACAAGGCGCTGCCCTTCTACCGGGACGTGCTGGGCCTGGAGGTGCGCAACGACGTCAAGTTCGAGGGGATGCGCTGGGTGACGGTCGGCTCGCCGTCGCAGCCCGGTGTGGAGATCGTGCTGGAGCCGCCGCTCGCGGACCCGAACGCCTCGCCGGCCGACCGGCAGGCCATGGCGGAGCTGCTCGCCAAGGGCATGCTGCGCGGCGTGATCTTCTCGGCCGACGATGTGGACGCGGTCTTCGAGCGCATTCAGGCGTCGGGCGCCGAGGTGCTCCAGGAGCCGGTCGACCAGCCGTACGGGGTGCGGGACTGCGCCTTCCGCGACCCCGCCGGCAATATGCTGCGCTTCGCTCAGCGCAAGAAGTGA
- a CDS encoding ATP-binding cassette domain-containing protein, with the protein MSTGPKTDQAPGARHAADSHDVIRVHGARENNLKDVSIEIPKRRLTVFTGVSGSGKSSLVFDTIAAESQRLINETYSAFVQGFMPNQARPEVDVLDGLTTAIIVDQQRMGSDPRSTVGTATDANAMLRILFSRLGTPHIGPPGAYSFNTASVSASGGFRVERGEKTKTEKVTFSRTGGMCVRCEGRGKVSDIDLTQLYDDSKSISEGAFTIPGYTAGGWNARLYAESGLFDADKPIRKFTKKELHALLHQEPTRMKIAGINMTYEGLIPRVTKSFLAKDKEAMQPHIRAFVERAVTFTTCPECDGTRLSEAARSSKIKGISIADACAMEIRDLGEWVRGIAEPSVTPLLTALQGTLDSFTEIGLGYLSLDRPAGTLSGGEAQRVKMIRHLGSSLTDVTYVFDEPTVGLHPHDIQRMNNLLLRLRDKGNTVLVVEHKPETIAIADHVVDLGPGAGMAGGTVCFEGTVEKLRASGTVTGRHLDDRAALKESVREATGTLEVRGATANNLRDVDVDIPLGVLCVVTGVAGSGKSSLLHGSIPADTGVVAVDQAPIRGSRRSNPATYTGLLDPIRKAFAKANGVKPALFSANSEGACPACNGAGVIYTDLAMMAGVATTCEDCEGKRFLASVLEYRLGGRDISEVLAMPVAEAEEFFGAGEARLPAAHKILQRLADVGLGYLTLGQPLTTLSGGERQRLKLATHMGDKGGVYVLDEPTTGLHLADVEQLLGLLDRLVDSGKSVIVIEHHQAVMAHADWIIDLGPGAGHDGGRIVFEGTPADLVAARSTLTGEHLADYVGA; encoded by the coding sequence ATGAGCACGGGCCCGAAGACGGATCAGGCGCCGGGTGCGCGGCACGCCGCCGACAGCCACGACGTGATCCGCGTGCACGGCGCGCGCGAGAACAACCTCAAGGACGTCAGCATCGAGATCCCCAAGCGCCGCCTGACGGTGTTCACCGGGGTCTCCGGCTCGGGCAAGAGCTCGCTGGTGTTCGACACGATCGCCGCCGAGTCGCAGCGGCTGATCAACGAGACGTACAGCGCGTTCGTGCAGGGCTTCATGCCGAACCAGGCCCGCCCCGAGGTGGACGTACTGGACGGGCTGACCACCGCGATCATCGTCGACCAGCAGCGGATGGGCTCCGACCCCCGCTCCACCGTCGGCACCGCCACCGACGCCAACGCGATGCTGCGCATCCTCTTCAGCCGCCTCGGCACGCCGCACATCGGCCCGCCCGGCGCGTACTCCTTCAACACCGCCTCGGTGTCGGCGAGCGGCGGGTTCCGGGTCGAGCGCGGGGAGAAGACGAAGACCGAGAAGGTGACCTTCAGCCGTACCGGCGGCATGTGCGTCCGCTGCGAGGGCCGTGGCAAGGTCTCCGACATCGATCTCACCCAGCTCTACGACGACTCCAAGTCGATCTCCGAGGGCGCGTTCACCATCCCCGGCTACACGGCGGGCGGCTGGAACGCCCGGCTCTACGCGGAGTCGGGCCTGTTCGACGCGGACAAGCCGATCCGCAAGTTCACCAAGAAGGAGCTGCACGCCCTCCTCCACCAGGAGCCGACCCGGATGAAGATCGCGGGCATCAACATGACCTACGAGGGTCTGATCCCGCGGGTGACGAAGTCGTTCCTGGCCAAGGACAAGGAGGCGATGCAGCCGCACATCCGGGCCTTCGTGGAGCGGGCCGTCACCTTCACCACCTGCCCCGAGTGCGACGGCACCCGGCTCAGCGAGGCCGCCCGGTCCTCGAAGATCAAGGGCATCTCCATCGCGGACGCGTGCGCGATGGAGATCCGCGACCTGGGCGAGTGGGTGCGCGGCATCGCCGAGCCCTCGGTGACGCCCCTGCTCACCGCGTTGCAGGGCACCCTCGACTCGTTCACCGAGATCGGCCTCGGCTACCTCTCCCTCGACCGCCCGGCGGGCACCCTCTCCGGCGGCGAGGCGCAGCGCGTCAAGATGATCCGCCACCTCGGCTCCTCGCTCACCGATGTCACCTACGTCTTCGACGAGCCGACCGTCGGCCTGCACCCGCACGACATCCAGCGCATGAACAACCTGCTGCTGCGGCTGCGCGACAAGGGCAACACGGTGCTCGTCGTGGAGCACAAGCCGGAGACGATCGCGATCGCCGACCATGTGGTGGACCTCGGGCCGGGCGCCGGCATGGCGGGCGGCACCGTCTGTTTCGAGGGCACCGTAGAGAAGCTGCGGGCGAGCGGCACCGTCACCGGCCGCCACCTCGACGACCGCGCCGCGCTCAAGGAGTCGGTGCGCGAGGCCACCGGCACGCTGGAGGTCCGCGGCGCCACGGCGAACAACCTGCGGGACGTGGACGTCGACATTCCGCTCGGGGTGCTCTGCGTGGTCACCGGTGTCGCGGGCTCCGGCAAGAGCTCGCTCCTGCACGGCTCGATCCCGGCGGACACGGGCGTGGTCGCGGTGGACCAGGCGCCGATCCGCGGCTCGCGGCGCAGCAACCCGGCGACGTACACCGGGCTGCTCGACCCGATCCGCAAGGCGTTCGCCAAGGCCAACGGCGTGAAGCCGGCGCTGTTCAGCGCCAACTCCGAGGGCGCCTGCCCGGCCTGCAACGGCGCCGGCGTGATCTACACCGACCTGGCGATGATGGCCGGTGTGGCGACGACCTGCGAGGACTGTGAGGGCAAGCGGTTCCTGGCGTCGGTGCTGGAGTACCGCCTCGGGGGCCGCGACATCAGCGAGGTGCTGGCGATGCCGGTGGCCGAGGCGGAGGAGTTCTTCGGCGCGGGCGAGGCGCGCCTCCCGGCGGCCCACAAGATCCTCCAGCGGCTCGCCGATGTCGGCCTCGGCTACCTCACCCTCGGCCAGCCGCTCACCACGCTGTCCGGCGGCGAGCGGCAGCGCCTCAAGCTGGCCACGCACATGGGCGACAAGGGCGGCGTCTACGTCCTGGACGAGCCGACCACCGGCCTCCACCTCGCCGATGTCGAGCAGCTGCTCGGTCTGCTGGACCGCCTCGTCGACTCCGGCAAGTCGGTCATCGTCATCGAGCACCACCAGGCCGTCATGGCCCACGCGGACTGGATCATCGACCTCGGCCCCGGCGCGGGCCACGACGGCGGCCGGATCGTCTTCGAGGGCACCCCCGCCGACCTGGTCGCCGCGCGCTCCACGCTCACCGGCGAGCACCTGGCGGACTACGTGGGCGCCTGA
- a CDS encoding helix-turn-helix domain-containing protein: protein MASLNVGNLGEFLREQRRTAQLSLRQLADAAGVSNPYLSQIERGLRKPSADILQQLAKALRISAETLYVQAGILDERKVDGVEVHTAILTDPALTEKQKQVLLQIYESFRKENGHGSGSDGTPAGEPAPDAREADGDPHAT from the coding sequence ATGGCATCACTCAACGTCGGCAACCTCGGCGAGTTCCTGCGGGAGCAGCGGCGCACCGCGCAGCTGAGTCTGCGGCAGCTCGCGGATGCCGCCGGGGTGTCCAACCCGTATCTCAGTCAGATCGAGCGCGGGCTGCGCAAGCCGAGTGCGGACATTCTGCAGCAGCTGGCCAAGGCGCTGCGGATCTCCGCCGAGACGCTGTATGTGCAGGCCGGGATCCTCGACGAGCGGAAGGTGGACGGGGTCGAGGTGCATACCGCGATCCTCACCGATCCGGCGCTGACCGAGAAGCAGAAGCAGGTGCTGCTGCAGATCTACGAGTCCTTCCGCAAGGAGAACGGACACGGGAGCGGGAGCGACGGCACGCCCGCCGGCGAGCCCGCTCCGGATGCCCGAGAGGCCGACGGCGACCCGCACGCCACCTGA
- a CDS encoding VOC family protein, which produces MACRISELIIPCRDPQGLAAFWCEVLDFVVLDPDDHGAVEIGPREGFGGLQPTLVLVPTTEPKTGQLRLHFDVNATDRDQDAELERLLKLGARPADIGQSGDEPWHVLIDPEGNEFCLLRARLS; this is translated from the coding sequence ATGGCTTGTCGTATCTCCGAACTGATAATTCCCTGCCGGGATCCGCAAGGGCTGGCGGCGTTCTGGTGCGAGGTGCTGGACTTCGTCGTACTCGATCCCGATGACCACGGCGCGGTGGAGATCGGACCACGGGAAGGGTTCGGCGGACTGCAGCCGACTCTGGTCCTCGTCCCCACCACCGAGCCCAAGACGGGCCAATTGCGTCTGCATTTCGACGTCAACGCCACCGACCGCGACCAGGACGCCGAACTGGAGCGCCTCCTGAAGCTCGGGGCGCGCCCGGCCGATATCGGCCAGAGCGGCGATGAGCCTTGGCACGTACTCATCGACCCTGAAGGCAACGAATTCTGCCTTCTGCGCGCCCGGTTGAGCTGA
- a CDS encoding GNAT family N-acetyltransferase — MRAFLETDRLVLRPFTADDADRLFALDNDPDVMRFINGGRPTSHEVIVERTLPRLLHDYPCFGTRGYWAAQEKDTGVFLGWFEFRPLEDDNPAVAELGYRLDKAAWGRGYATEGARALIDKGFTELAVERVTANTMAVNRASRRVMEKSGLSFLRHFTGDWPEAIPGSEHGEVEYELTRAEWERRR; from the coding sequence ATGCGTGCCTTCCTGGAGACCGACCGGCTGGTGCTGCGGCCGTTCACCGCCGACGACGCCGACCGCCTCTTCGCACTCGACAACGACCCGGACGTCATGCGTTTCATCAACGGCGGCCGGCCCACGAGCCACGAGGTCATCGTGGAGCGGACCTTGCCGCGACTCCTGCACGATTACCCGTGTTTCGGAACGCGCGGATACTGGGCGGCGCAGGAGAAGGACACCGGCGTATTCCTGGGCTGGTTCGAGTTCCGGCCTCTGGAGGACGACAATCCCGCCGTGGCCGAACTCGGCTACCGGCTCGACAAAGCGGCCTGGGGCCGCGGCTATGCCACCGAAGGCGCGCGGGCGCTCATCGACAAGGGATTCACCGAACTCGCCGTGGAGCGGGTGACCGCCAACACCATGGCGGTCAATCGGGCGTCCCGGCGGGTGATGGAGAAGTCCGGCCTGTCATTCCTCCGGCACTTCACCGGCGATTGGCCGGAGGCGATTCCCGGCTCGGAGCACGGCGAGGTCGAGTACGAGCTCACGCGGGCCGAGTGGGAGCGGCGCCGTTAG
- a CDS encoding carotenoid oxygenase family protein — protein sequence MADARNPYMRGLFAPVKEETTAYEMAVTGRIPEELDGRYVRNGPNPLGVDDPAAYHWFSGDGMLHGVRLRGGRAEWYRNRWVRSDAMAMRLGEKILHGPRHLDMDFAPNSHVTRFAGRLLALVEGGSLPYEVDAELDTVGPFDFAGTLPGGLAAHTTIDPDTEELHCVAYCWAWPYVQYLVVGTDGRVRRRVDVPVDGRPMMHDFSLTERHVLLYDLPVVFNPGGVGVGPSFPYVWEPGRPARLGVLPREGQAADVRWLEIDPCFVFHPMNAYETEDGSGRIVVHLVRYERLFAKGRTGPDGAPPVLERWTVDLRAGRVHRERLDERPVELPRVDPRRLTLPHRYGYAVLESADSDLRAARFPGIERMGCGLVKYDLERGTSEVRRFTSQGGVGEAVFVPAGPDAAEDDGWLLAYVHAPERDATDLVILAARDITGEPVARVHLPVRVPVGFHGNWIPDRE from the coding sequence ATGGCGGATGCCAGGAATCCGTACATGCGGGGACTGTTCGCGCCGGTGAAGGAGGAGACCACCGCGTACGAGATGGCCGTGACCGGCCGGATACCGGAGGAGCTGGACGGCCGGTACGTACGCAACGGGCCGAACCCGCTGGGCGTGGACGACCCGGCGGCGTACCACTGGTTCAGCGGCGACGGGATGCTGCACGGCGTCCGGCTGCGCGGCGGCCGGGCCGAGTGGTACCGCAACCGCTGGGTGCGCTCCGACGCGATGGCGATGCGCCTGGGGGAGAAGATCCTGCACGGCCCGCGCCACCTGGACATGGACTTCGCGCCCAACAGCCACGTCACCCGCTTCGCCGGGCGCCTCCTCGCGCTGGTCGAGGGCGGCTCGCTGCCGTACGAGGTGGACGCCGAGCTGGACACGGTGGGCCCCTTCGACTTCGCCGGCACCCTGCCGGGCGGTCTCGCCGCGCACACCACCATCGACCCGGACACCGAGGAACTGCACTGCGTGGCGTACTGCTGGGCCTGGCCGTATGTGCAGTACCTGGTCGTGGGGACGGACGGCCGCGTCCGGCGCCGCGTGGACGTCCCCGTCGACGGGCGGCCGATGATGCACGACTTCTCGCTCACCGAACGGCACGTGCTGCTGTACGACCTGCCGGTGGTCTTCAACCCGGGCGGCGTCGGCGTCGGCCCGTCCTTCCCGTACGTGTGGGAGCCGGGGCGCCCGGCCCGGCTGGGCGTGCTGCCGCGGGAGGGGCAGGCGGCGGACGTGCGGTGGCTGGAGATCGACCCGTGCTTCGTCTTCCACCCGATGAACGCGTACGAGACCGAGGACGGCAGCGGCCGGATCGTGGTCCACCTCGTGCGCTACGAGCGGCTGTTCGCGAAGGGGCGTACCGGCCCCGACGGGGCGCCGCCCGTGCTGGAACGCTGGACCGTGGACCTGCGGGCGGGCCGGGTCCACCGCGAGCGGCTGGACGAGCGGCCGGTGGAACTGCCGCGCGTGGACCCGCGGCGGCTCACGCTGCCCCACCGGTACGGCTACGCGGTGCTGGAGTCCGCCGACTCGGACCTGCGGGCCGCCCGGTTCCCGGGGATCGAGCGGATGGGCTGCGGGCTGGTGAAGTACGACCTGGAGCGCGGCACCAGCGAGGTGCGCCGCTTCACCTCGCAGGGCGGCGTCGGCGAGGCCGTGTTCGTGCCCGCCGGCCCGGACGCCGCCGAGGACGACGGCTGGCTGCTGGCGTACGTCCACGCCCCGGAGCGCGATGCGACGGACCTCGTCATCCTCGCGGCCCGGGACATCACGGGCGAGCCGGTCGCGCGGGTGCATCTGCCGGTGCGGGTGCCGGTCGGTTTCCACGGGAACTGGATACCGGACCGGGAGTGA
- a CDS encoding GNAT family N-acetyltransferase, with protein MQRDEYAGPLALRAMQSLAVRAFPATGYRHAGDLAWNWCLALDRADHCPTAVWSDGGRTVAWGWLELPDGLMLQIDPERPELVRDVLDWAEETARTAGSGPLSVEVADTERAVIEALELRGYVRETGGPGGDPTTGPYMTCLGRPLTGDLPPRPRLPDGYVIRAQRDDADVAGRAAAHRAAFGSDRITAGRHARMRATWPYRPEFDLIVVSPGGGIVAYCQGWYDEVNRTGVFEPVGTRPDHRRLGLARAVCAAVLHAFARAGGHRAVVQARGDAAYPIPKRLYESLGFAAYARTYTYTRTRTSGRTPVPPGQAPT; from the coding sequence GTGCAACGTGACGAGTACGCCGGTCCGTTGGCGCTGCGCGCCATGCAGAGCCTGGCCGTCCGCGCCTTCCCGGCGACCGGTTACCGCCATGCCGGCGACCTCGCCTGGAACTGGTGCCTGGCGCTCGACCGTGCCGACCACTGCCCGACGGCGGTCTGGAGCGACGGCGGCCGGACGGTGGCGTGGGGCTGGCTGGAGCTGCCCGACGGGCTGATGCTCCAGATCGATCCGGAGCGGCCGGAGTTGGTGCGTGACGTGCTGGACTGGGCTGAGGAGACGGCTCGTACGGCGGGGTCCGGCCCGCTCAGCGTGGAGGTCGCCGACACCGAGCGGGCCGTGATCGAGGCGCTGGAGCTGCGCGGGTACGTACGGGAGACCGGCGGACCGGGCGGAGACCCCACCACCGGCCCGTACATGACCTGCCTCGGCCGCCCGCTCACCGGCGATCTCCCGCCCCGGCCCCGCCTGCCGGACGGCTACGTGATCCGCGCCCAGCGGGACGACGCGGACGTGGCGGGCCGGGCGGCAGCCCACCGTGCCGCCTTCGGGTCGGACCGGATCACCGCCGGGCGCCACGCCCGGATGCGTGCGACCTGGCCGTACCGTCCGGAGTTCGACCTCATCGTCGTCTCCCCCGGCGGCGGCATCGTGGCCTACTGCCAGGGCTGGTACGACGAGGTGAACCGTACCGGCGTGTTCGAGCCGGTCGGCACCCGGCCGGACCACCGCCGGCTCGGGCTGGCGCGGGCCGTGTGCGCCGCGGTCCTGCATGCCTTCGCCCGGGCCGGCGGGCACCGCGCCGTCGTGCAGGCCCGTGGTGACGCCGCCTATCCGATACCCAAGCGGCTGTACGAGTCGCTGGGGTTCGCCGCGTACGCCCGGACGTACACGTACACCCGTACGCGCACCTCCGGGCGTACGCCCGTGCCGCCCGGTCAGGCGCCCACGTAG
- a CDS encoding cytochrome P450 yields MTTVPDLPDATEALEHFPFDDGRGIEVHERFRELRERAGLLRVRLDYGEPTWLVTRYADARLVLGDARFSRAMSVGRDFPRQEEATELAGLITMDAPEHTRLRTLLVKALSKSRIDAQRPTVRATADALLSSAMDAGPGMDIVVDYAQQMSVLSICDLLGVPASDREAFESTSAALLPGSAVGAEDMMRRFGELRACTERLIAERRARPRDDLMSAMIQARDEEDRLTDAELIELVVSMLLARFEAIITQIPNCVYVLTRGDRALWNRLRANPAELPAAVEELLRNNASAGAGLFVRYAREDVNVGGTLVRAGEALTIAVESANHDPARFEDPDAIDFTRPPGGHLTFGYGAHYCVGAQLGRIDLQEGLRVLLTRAPELTVRDLTWRVRPHIRGPVAMRVTWQGDPE; encoded by the coding sequence ATGACGACCGTTCCCGATCTTCCCGACGCCACAGAGGCGCTGGAGCACTTCCCCTTCGACGACGGCCGTGGCATCGAGGTCCACGAGCGGTTCCGGGAGCTGCGGGAGCGCGCGGGGCTGCTCCGGGTGCGGCTCGACTACGGTGAACCCACCTGGCTGGTCACCCGTTACGCGGACGCCCGGCTGGTGCTGGGCGACGCGCGGTTCAGCCGTGCCATGTCGGTCGGCCGGGACTTCCCGCGCCAGGAGGAAGCGACGGAACTGGCCGGGCTGATCACCATGGACGCCCCCGAACACACCCGGCTGCGCACACTGTTGGTCAAAGCCCTCAGCAAATCCCGTATCGACGCGCAGCGCCCGACGGTGCGCGCGACGGCGGACGCGCTGCTGTCGTCGGCGATGGACGCCGGGCCGGGCATGGACATCGTGGTGGACTACGCGCAGCAGATGAGCGTGCTGTCCATCTGCGACCTGCTCGGCGTGCCGGCCTCGGACCGGGAGGCGTTCGAGTCGACCAGCGCGGCACTGCTCCCCGGCAGCGCCGTCGGCGCCGAGGACATGATGCGGCGGTTCGGTGAGCTGCGCGCCTGCACCGAGCGGCTCATCGCCGAGCGCCGGGCCCGCCCCCGCGACGACCTGATGTCGGCGATGATCCAGGCCCGGGACGAGGAGGACCGGCTCACCGACGCCGAGCTGATCGAGCTGGTCGTCAGCATGCTGCTGGCCAGGTTCGAGGCGATCATCACCCAGATCCCGAACTGCGTCTACGTTCTCACGCGGGGCGACCGGGCGCTCTGGAACCGGCTGCGTGCGAATCCGGCCGAGCTGCCCGCGGCGGTCGAGGAGCTGCTGCGCAACAACGCCTCCGCCGGCGCGGGCCTGTTCGTCCGCTATGCGCGGGAGGATGTCAACGTCGGCGGCACGCTGGTGCGCGCGGGCGAAGCCCTGACCATCGCCGTCGAGTCGGCCAACCACGACCCGGCCCGGTTCGAGGACCCCGACGCGATCGATTTCACCCGGCCACCCGGCGGGCACCTCACCTTCGGTTATGGCGCGCACTACTGCGTCGGCGCCCAGCTCGGGCGCATCGACCTCCAGGAAGGGCTGCGGGTGCTGCTCACCAGGGCCCCGGAGCTGACCGTCCGCGACCTCACGTGGAGAGTACGGCCGCACATCCGGGGACCGGTGGCGATGCGCGTGACCTGGCAGGGCGACCCGGAATGA
- a CDS encoding winged helix-turn-helix transcriptional regulator: MSGFGPGDPFLADCPARLAVELIADKWTVVVLYGLSRGPVRHGELIGLIGGISRKMLTQTLRRLEAHGLVRRHAYAEAPPRVEYELTPLGATLIEPIHMLTEWARANGDAVLDALDAGAEPVAHGD, encoded by the coding sequence ATGAGCGGTTTCGGTCCCGGTGATCCCTTTCTCGCCGACTGTCCGGCGCGTCTGGCGGTCGAGCTGATCGCCGACAAGTGGACGGTGGTGGTGCTCTACGGCCTCAGCAGGGGTCCGGTGCGCCACGGCGAGCTGATCGGGCTGATCGGCGGTATCTCCCGCAAGATGCTCACCCAGACGCTCCGACGGCTGGAGGCGCACGGACTCGTCCGCCGCCACGCGTACGCCGAGGCGCCGCCCCGCGTCGAGTACGAACTCACCCCGCTCGGGGCGACGCTGATCGAACCGATCCACATGCTGACCGAGTGGGCGAGGGCGAACGGCGACGCGGTGCTGGACGCGCTCGACGCCGGCGCTGAGCCGGTCGCCCATGGCGACTGA
- a CDS encoding NADP-dependent oxidoreductase: MRVITQQTLGGPEVLSLVNAPEPRPLPTEVLVRVKAIGLNPLEARLRAGEFPLIGRPPFVLGWDISGVVEEAVTWRFRPGDEVFGMPLFPRAASAYAEVVPAPALHLTRKPASLSHVEASALPVVGLTAWQGLVDLAGVGEGDRVLIHGGGGGVGHVAIQIAKALGAHVITTAGGSKREFVEGCGADEVIDYTAADFTEKIRDVDVVLDTIGGDTAERSLEVLRPGGHLVTAVADEDSKLIAKYEAAGMRFSGIAVDPDPVALRGLVALVEQGRLRVHVQETFPFERVADAHRVLDGGHLQGKLVLTV, translated from the coding sequence ATGCGAGTCATCACCCAACAGACGCTCGGCGGCCCCGAGGTGCTCTCCCTCGTGAACGCGCCCGAGCCCCGCCCCCTGCCGACCGAAGTTCTCGTCCGCGTGAAGGCGATCGGTCTGAACCCGCTGGAGGCGCGGCTGCGCGCCGGCGAGTTCCCGCTGATCGGGCGGCCGCCGTTCGTCCTCGGCTGGGACATCAGCGGCGTGGTCGAGGAGGCGGTGACGTGGCGCTTCAGGCCCGGCGACGAGGTATTCGGGATGCCGCTGTTCCCGCGGGCGGCGAGCGCGTACGCCGAGGTCGTCCCGGCACCGGCGCTGCACCTGACGCGCAAGCCGGCGTCGCTCTCGCACGTCGAGGCGTCGGCGCTGCCGGTCGTCGGGCTCACCGCGTGGCAGGGCCTCGTCGACCTGGCCGGTGTCGGCGAGGGCGACCGCGTCCTGATCCACGGCGGTGGCGGCGGGGTCGGCCACGTCGCGATCCAGATAGCGAAGGCGCTCGGCGCGCACGTGATCACGACAGCCGGCGGGAGCAAGCGGGAGTTCGTCGAGGGGTGCGGCGCCGATGAGGTGATCGATTACACGGCAGCCGACTTCACCGAGAAGATCCGGGACGTCGATGTCGTGCTCGACACGATCGGCGGCGACACCGCCGAGCGCTCGCTCGAAGTGCTCCGTCCGGGTGGTCACCTGGTGACGGCGGTCGCCGACGAGGACTCGAAGCTCATCGCCAAGTACGAGGCGGCCGGCATGCGCTTCAGCGGCATCGCGGTCGACCCCGACCCGGTCGCCCTGCGCGGCCTCGTCGCACTCGTCGAACAGGGCAGACTCCGGGTCCACGTACAGGAAACGTTCCCGTTCGAGCGCGTCGCCGACGCACACCGGGTGCTCGACGGCGGTCACCTCCAAGGCAAGCTCGTCCTCACCGTCTGA
- a CDS encoding helix-turn-helix domain-containing protein yields MKLEDLVQLRRARDLMDRDYAQPLDVPAMARAAHMSPGHFSRSFRAAYGETPYGYLMTRRIERAKALLRRGDLSVTEVCFAVGCTSLGSFSSRFTELVGESPSAYRARSHEPGAAIPACVAKIYTRPVRNGPPPPTGTGTGTGDDDGADSNG; encoded by the coding sequence GTGAAGCTGGAAGACCTGGTTCAGCTGCGGCGGGCGCGGGACCTGATGGATCGGGATTACGCGCAGCCGCTGGACGTGCCGGCGATGGCGCGGGCGGCGCATATGTCGCCGGGGCATTTCTCGCGGAGTTTTCGTGCCGCTTACGGGGAGACGCCGTACGGCTACCTGATGACGCGCCGGATCGAGCGGGCCAAGGCGCTGCTGCGGCGTGGGGACCTGTCGGTGACGGAGGTCTGCTTCGCGGTGGGGTGTACGTCGCTGGGGTCGTTCAGCTCGCGGTTCACCGAGCTGGTGGGGGAGAGCCCGAGCGCGTACCGGGCGCGCTCGCACGAGCCGGGTGCGGCCATCCCGGCCTGCGTCGCCAAGATCTACACGCGGCCGGTACGGAACGGGCCCCCGCCACCCACCGGCACCGGCACCGGAACCGGTGACGACGACGGCGCCGACAGCAACGGCTGA